The Halogranum gelatinilyticum genome contains a region encoding:
- a CDS encoding serine/threonine-protein kinase RIO2: protein MVRNIASVMAELEPEDFYLLSGVEHGMRFSKWVNREKIPDYANLTKEEVDYRIDRCMKRDLITRKTIQYEGYQLEFEGYDALALRTFSQRDTIDGVGAPLGVGKESDVYEVQSFKPMALKFHREGYTNFRSVDRERDYTSDKQHVSWLYTARKAAEREYEALETLYPDVSVPRPVDHNRHAIIMEKLDGVELGRAKLESEQVVGVLDLVLREMATAYEAGYVHADMSEYNVAISENGVTVFDWPQSVPTDHDNADELLERDVKNIVGYFGRKYPAETPDSLDISALAASVASGEFETARAFAGE, encoded by the coding sequence ATGGTTCGGAACATCGCGAGCGTGATGGCCGAACTCGAGCCCGAGGACTTCTATCTCCTCTCGGGGGTCGAGCACGGCATGCGCTTCAGCAAGTGGGTCAACCGGGAGAAGATCCCGGACTACGCGAATCTCACCAAAGAGGAGGTCGACTACCGCATCGACCGCTGTATGAAACGCGACCTCATCACCCGTAAGACAATCCAGTACGAGGGCTACCAGCTGGAGTTCGAGGGCTACGACGCCCTCGCCCTGCGGACGTTCTCCCAGCGGGACACCATCGACGGCGTCGGTGCACCCCTCGGCGTCGGCAAGGAGAGCGACGTCTACGAGGTCCAGTCGTTCAAGCCGATGGCACTGAAGTTCCACCGCGAGGGCTACACCAACTTCCGGAGTGTCGACCGCGAGCGCGACTACACCTCCGACAAGCAGCACGTCTCGTGGCTCTACACCGCCCGGAAGGCGGCCGAACGCGAGTACGAGGCCCTGGAAACTCTCTATCCGGACGTCTCGGTTCCCCGCCCCGTCGACCACAACCGCCACGCCATCATCATGGAGAAACTCGACGGCGTCGAACTCGGCCGCGCGAAACTCGAATCCGAACAGGTCGTCGGCGTCCTCGATCTCGTCCTCCGGGAGATGGCGACCGCCTACGAGGCGGGCTACGTCCACGCCGACATGAGCGAGTACAACGTCGCTATCAGCGAGAACGGGGTCACGGTCTTCGATTGGCCGCAGTCGGTCCCGACCGACCACGACAACGCAGACGAACTGCTCGAACGCGACGTCAAGAACATCGTCGGCTACTTCGGCCGGAAGTATCCCGCCGAGACGCCCGATTCGCTCGATATCAGCGCGCTGGCAGCGTCAGTCGCCAGCGGCGAGTTCGAGACTGCTCGCGCGTTCGCGGGAGAATAA